From the genome of Natrinema marinum:
ACGCTCACCCAGCCGACGCCGACGCCCTCCGCTCGAGCGGCCAGCCAGAGGTTCTGTACGGCGAGACAGGTCGAGTAGACATCAGTCCGCTTCATCGAACTGCGGCCCAGGACGTGGGGCGCGCCGCGAGTCGGATCGCAGGTCACGCAGATGTTGACGGGGGCGTCGCGGATCCCCTCGAGTTTCAGGTCGGCGAACTCGCTTCGGCGCGGCTCTTCGTACCCCTCGCGGGCGGCGGCGATCGCCCGCTCGGCGATCGCAGCGATCTCGGCTTTCGTCCCCTCGTTCTCGATGACGACGAGGTCCCAGGGCTGCGAGAAGCCGACGCTCGGGGCGTGATGGGCAGCGTCGATGATTCGCTCGAGTACGTCGTCCGGAATCGGCTCGTCGCGAAATCGCCGAATATCGCGTCGGGCGTAAATCGTCTTGTAAACCGCCTCGCGTTCCGCGTCGCTGAATACAACCATTGTTTACTGTGTGAAAGTAGAGTTGCATAAAGGCGCTGGCTGACTGGCCGCGCGCCGACTCGAGTCCCTTGCCGCGATCGCCGTCTTCCGGTGCCGATCACTCGGCCTCGGGGGCCTCGGCGGGATCGACGACTTCGTCGGTTTCGGGGTAGACGCCGACCTGCTCACAGACATCGGCCATCGGACACGCTTCGGGGTCCTCGAGGCAGGCCGGCTTCCGTGCCCGGCAGTACTCCCGGCCGAATTGGATCGTCGCCGTGTGGCCGAAGCCACACTTGGCCGCGGGCACGTCGCGCTCGAGGACCGCACGAACCCCCTCGTGGTCGGCCTCTGGCGGCGCGATCCCCATGCGCCGATAGATCCGGTGGACGTGCGTGTCGACGGGGAAGACGCCGCCACGGCCGCCCGAAAAGAGCAGGACGCAGTCCGCCGTCTTCGGCCCGACGCCGCGGACGGAGAGCAGCGTCTCTCGCACCTGGGACGGCTCTTCGTCTTTCACGAACTCGTCGAAGGCCGCGGCGGAGCCGAACTCCTCGAGCACCCACTCGGCGACGTCGATGATGATCTCCGATTTCTGGTTGTACAGGCCCGCCGAACTGATCGTTTCGGCGAGCGTCGACTGTTCGGCGTTCGCGAGCGATTCGGCGAGATCGATTTCGTCCGCTCGCGATCGCCCGCTCACGGCTTCGCCGTTCGCATCATCGAGACCCTCACGTCGTTCGCGCCTCGCACCGCTCGCGCTGCGTGCGTCGCGTTGTGACGCGCTACCATCGTAGCGCTCGAGCAGGGCGTCGTGGGCCGGCTGGCTCGCCTTGTCGCTCGTGTTCTGGCTCAGGATCGTTCGAACGAGGCAGGTGAAGGCGTCCTGCCCGCCGTACGTTTTCTGCCAGTACAGTTCACCCAGCCGGTCGACGACCAGTTCCGCGCGGGTGTCCGCGGTGGCCGGATCGAACTCGGCCGCCGCACCGCCGCCGTCCGCGCCGCCGCTGATGTTCTCGGTCGGCTCCGGATCGTCGCTCATACCCTCGCGTTAGAACGTGGACGGCAAAACGACGGCGGAACCGTCAGCGACTCGAGGCAGTCCGGGTCGCCGACGAGATCACTCGACCGAAATCGTCACCGTCGCCTCGGCGCCGTCGGCCAGCGCCGCCACGAGGTCGCGATCGAATCCCTCGGCCGCGAACGCGGCCCCGTTCACGATCGTCCGATCGTCGACGTAATCGCTGGTCCGACCGACCGCACTACGCTCGTTGGTGAACTCGAGCGCGGGATCGCCTCGTCCCGTCACCGACTCGCGGTGGCCGTCGGCCTCGATCTCGAACGTGATCGTCGCGTCGGCGTCCCGGCAGGCCGCGACGAACTCGGGGTCGAAGTCTGCGGGTGCGCGGTCGGCTTCGATCGCGAGGATGCAGTCGCCCGCGGGGGTGAGGTAGTCGTCCGTCGTTACCTCGAAGGTGCTCGCATGCTCGGCGGTGACGTGCTCGTGGCCGCGAGCGTGAATGACTTCTTTCATGAGTGGGAGTTCGGTGCCGGCCGGAAAACGGGATCGAATCCGAGCCGAAGCCGATAGTGGACTCGAGCGCCCATAGGGAGGCTTTCGGATCGGACGCCTGGTCGGTCAGCACCGTCGCCTGTCGGGCGAGAGTCACAGTGAACAGCGATGTTCAGCCGAAACAGAATTGATTATTTATGCCCCGGATATACTGTAACTATGCGCGCTATCGGAGCTGTGCCCGTCGCCGTACTGGTCGCGTTGTTCGTTGGCTTCACTGCCGCGTTTACGATCAGTCCGGACCCGACAGGAACGCTGCCGCTCGCCGTCGGAGCCGGGATCACCGCGGTACTAACGCCGCTCGCGTACGTCGGTATCCGAAGCGCCGGCACCAGCGATCTCAAATAATCGTTTCAGTCGCTGCCTCGGCTGCTATCGCCCGCGAACGAACGCGACGCCGATTCGAGTCAGGATCGTGATCGATAGCCGGCACGAAACTCGTGAACGCCTGCACCGACGACGTTCCCGACCACGACGACGAAGAGTATTGCAACGAGCCCACCGCTCCACTCCGCGTTCGGGGAGCCCGTTACGACGCCGGCGATCATGGCGACCGTCGCGCCGACGACTGCAAGCGCTGCCAAACCGAGTTGGAGTCTCGACCCGCTGTGGCGCGAGAGCAGATACTGAGGGAGCCCGACCCCGATGGCCAGATAGACCGCGATTCCGACCGGCGTAGTACCGAGCACGGCTGGACTCGCGGTGATCGCACTGACGACGCCGGCAAGCAGGAGTGCCAGCGCGAAGCCGGCTCCGACGAGACGGGCGTCTCGCATACTGAGCGATCGAACGGCGGCGAAAATATAGCTTCTGGTAATCCGAGCGGAACGGCGGCGACGGTCCTCAGACGAGGCTCGTGCCGTCGAACTCGCCACGACCGTAGTCGATGTCCATCAGCTCGAGGATCGTGGGCGTGATGTCGAAGAGGTCGGCGTCGTCGATCGTCGCGTCGGGGCTGTCGATGTACAGCGACGTGTTGTCGAAACTGTGCATCCCGTTTCGAGGACCGGTGTCGAAGATCTCGGAGTCAGCCTTGAAGCCGGATTTGAGGTCGAAGCCCTTGTTCGGGATTGCGACCAGATCGGGCGCGATGTCGTCGTGGTCGCCACGGAACGCCCGTTCTTTCTCGACCACGCGGTCGACGACGTTGTTCCCGTTCGGTCCTTCGAGCGCCTCGAGGTCGGCTTTGAGTTCGTCGCGGACGGCGTCGTACTCGTCTTGGGGCACGGAGCCGCGGGGCTCACGTCCCTCGAGGTTGATGTAGAAGCGACCGGGGATGAACGAGTAGGCCGTCGTTTCGTCGGCGATGTCGCCCAGTTCCTCGGGCTCGTCAGTCCGGAAGGAGAGCCAGCCCTCCTCGCGGAGCCACTCGTTGAAGTGGACCTCGTAGTCCAAGCTGGTGAAGCCGTGGTCGGAGGCGACGATCATGGTGACGTCTTCCGGCAGCGCTTCGCGCAACCGACCGATGTAGTCGTCGACCTTCCGATAGAACTCGATGAACTCGTCTCTGTACTCGCCATCGCGCTCGTAGTCTTTGAACAGGAAGTGGTTGACCCGGTCGGTCGTCATGAAGACGCCGAAGAACAGGTCCCAGTCGTCCTCCTCGATGTAGTGTTCGAAGGCCTCGAACCGGGCGTCGACGGTGGCGTGGGCGTCCTCGATGAACTCAGACTTGTCGTCCTGATGGCCGAGTTTCGGGTTGACGTCGATCCGGTAGTCGAGCGTCTCCAGATACTCGCGAACCTCGTCCGGGTAGGCGGCCTTCGCGAGGCCGGGCGAGAGGAAGCCCGAGACCATCCGCTGGACGTTGCGCTGGGGTGGGAACGTGACGGGGACGTTCAACACGGTGGCCTTGCGACCTTCCTCCTGTACGCGGTCCCAGACGCGGTCGGCCTGGACCTCACGGCCCATCGGAACGTAGGTGTCGTAGGTGCCGACCTCTCGATCCTGGAAGCCGTAGACGCCAGTCTCGCCGGGATTGACGCCGGTCGTCAGCGAGGGCCAGCAGGCGCTGGATTCGGGCGGCACGATACTCGAGATCTCGCTCGCCGTGCCCTCGTCGGCGATCGCGGCGAAATTGGGGAACAGTTCCTCGTTCTCCGACAGGAGACTATACGGCACGCCGTCGACCCCGATAAATGCGACCCGGGGATCGCCGTCGCCCCGCAATCGATCGAACAGACCCATAGGCGGACGTAGTTCGACCGCATACAAGAAGGTTCGTTTCGAGATAGTGTTTTGCGAATATCTGACACACGTTCCCACACCAGTCGATGTCGTCGGAGCCGGCGGCCGAGAGCGCGTATCGATGAACTGTCGGAAGTCCGTTACTCGTCCGGCTCACTCGAGTCTTCGGGGTCGAAGTTGGTGGGTACGACCGTGAGATGTGCCATTCCGACCCCGTCGGTGGTCGCGTCGTCGGCGGTCGGTGACGTTCGTGCGGACGAGTTAGATGCTGCCATACGGGAGGACGTACGGCAGCAACGGGAATAAAATTACTCATGCTCATAATGCATCCGACGGTCGACGGAGATAACTCTGGGAAATCTGTCGAGCAGGGGCAGAAGGAATCGCGCTGTGAGCGCGGACTGCGGTCGCTACTGGAAGTGCTCCTGATAGAGGTCCTGAGCGTGTTCGATCGCGTCGTAGGCGGCCTGCTTGTCCTCCCAGCCCTGCGTCTCGACTTCCTTGCCGGCCTCCAAGTTCTTGTAGGTCGCGAAGAACTCGTCGATCTCGTCGAGTTGCTGCTGGGGGATATCCTCGAGGTCCTCGATGTGATCGTATCGCGGATCCTCGCTCGGGACGGCGATGACCTTATCGTCCTGTTCGCCGTCGTCGTCCATCTTCATCAGCGCGACGGGACGGGCCTCGATGACGCAGCCGGGGAACGTCTGGTCCTCGACGAGGACGAGGACGTCGAAGGGGTCCTCGTCGTCGTAGTACGACTGCGGAATAAAGCCGTAGTCACTCGGGTAGTGAACATTACTGTGGAGCACGCGATCGAGGACGACGCCGGGAACGTCCTTGTCGTACTCGTACTTGTTCCGTTCGCCCTTGAGGCACTCTACGACGGCGTAGATCTCTTCGGGCGCGTTCGGTCCGGTCTCGAGGTCTTCCCAGAGGTTGACCATGTACCGGAAACTCCACCGTCGATCAAAAAGTACTTTCGTAATCGAGTGTCACTAGCTACGTGACGGTTGCCAGATCCCCGACAGACACGAAACGGACACGTTCGACCGCTGTCCGGCCGCGTAGCGGGCAGTAGCGAGCTGTCCAATCGACTGATACGAGGCAATAGTTGACAAGTCTTAAATAGTCTGGTGACATTTGCACACGTATGTCAGAGGCACAATCAATCACCGGCGAACAGAGCATTGCACGCGAACTCACCGCCTTCCAGAACAACATCCTCGTCATCCTCGCCAAAGAGCCCATGTACGGGCTCGCGATCAAGCGCGAACTCGAGGACTACTACGGCACGGAAGTAAACCACGGGCGTCTCTACCCCAACCTCGACGAACTCGTCGATCTGGGGCTGGTCGAGAAGAGCGAACTCGACAAGCGAACCAACCAGTACTCGCTGACCGATGACGGCTACGACGCCGTCCTCGACGGTATCGAGTGGACGCTCTCGAAGGTCGTCACGGGCGACGACCGCGCCGACGAGATTTCCGAGATCGTCGAGAACAGTTACTGAACGTCTGGAATCGGTTCTCCGGCCGTTTCGAAGGCGAGTTCGATCGACTCGCCGATCATCTCCCGTTGTTTTTCCGACGGCCAGGCGTTCCGCACGAAGTATTCGGTCCGGAACTCCGTGATCTCCGCGCTCGTCAGCGACGCGATCGGCTTTGCGTAGTGGTTGCCCGCGAAATCGGCGAGCAGCGCCGCGTTGTCGCCGTGGACCTCGCCGTGAGCTGCCCGCACATCTGCGACGAGCTCCCGATTCCGCGCGTCGACTTTGTCCCAGTCGTTCGGATCACCCGTTCCCTCGAGCGGAATCTCTACCGCGCGGTCGATGTCTTCGATGCGGTCGGTTCGGATGACGCCGTCTGCTTGCCACTCCGCGGGGTGGCAAACGAGCACGTCGTCGCCGTCGTCGTCGCGGATTCGGGCGGTGAACTCGTACTCGTCGAGCAGGTCGTCGCGCCGCGTCTCGTAGGCGTCGGCCTCGTTCTCGTCGACAGCAGTACGCTCGAGGCGGGTCAGCCGCTCGATCTCGTCGACGACGCCTCTGGGGAGTTCCTCGCCGTCGTTCTCGTCGGGACGGTCGGCGCCGTCCACCGCGTTTGGATCGTCTACCGCGTCCGGGTTCGTCATGGACGATCGTATGCGCTCGAGCGGTTTTGGCCTTGCCGATCCGTTCTCGGAGTCCATTTTGGTCACCTTCCGGCCGGTTTGCTCTGTGTATGGAAACGGGATGCGCCGACGAGAATCCAGTAGAAAATGCGTCCTACTATCGTGGCGACAGGGATCTCCGCGTCCTCCCCGGCCGATTTCTACTCACGACGGCGGAGCCGGCGTTCGGATGGGTCGCGGGACCGGAGGTTCCGCGCTCCCCTCGGTCCCTTCGGTCACTCGCTCATCCACCGGAAAACGCGTCACGTCTTCCGAGCCGGTCGCTCGCAGGCTCGCGAAGACCTCGCACGCTGTTATCGGCCGCCCTCACTGTCGTTCGGTCGGCCGACAGCGCGCGCCACCGCGATGGCTGATCGGGTTCAGTATTACAGTGACTCCCACCCTTGAGCGCGCTCAGGCTTGATCGAGCGCCTCGTTCACGAGGCCGTCCGCGCGTTCGTTGACCTCGCGCGGGACGTACTCGAGGGTCCATTCCTCGAACGCGGCCAGTAGCTCGTGGACGGTCACGCGCTTCTCGCGCAGTTCGGGGTTGTTAGTGTCGTACTCGCCGCGGACCTGCTTGACGATGAGTTCGGAGTCGCCGCGAATGTGGACCTCGTCGTAACCGTAGTCGCGGGCGGCCTCGAGGCCCGCGATCAGCGCCTCGTACTCGGCTTGGTTGTTCGTCGCGGAGCCGATCGTCTCGCCGTCCTCGGCGACGATGCCGTCGCCGGTGACGATCACCCAGCCGACCGCGGCAGGGCCGGGGTTCCCGCGCGAGCCGCCATCGAAGTAGACGTGTGCGCGCCCGCCACCCTCTCGCAACAGTGCCTCGAGATCCCGCGGGTCGGCCCCCTGAATCACGACTTTGTCGTCGTAGGCGACGGCGGTTGCGTCGCCGCGGCTCGCGCGCCAGCGTTCGTGGTCGGTATTTCCCGATCCGACGGCAACGTTTGCCGCCTCGAGCCGCTCGCGAGCCGTCTCCACATCGCACTCGATGACGGGCATTCGTCCCCGAAATCCGGGGGAATCGGATAAAGGTTTTCCGGTTCCGAAGCGTAAACCTCGACCCTGAACGCCTGTCGGGCACGTTTTCGGCGGATACGGGTCTGGTGCTCAAAACGCTTACCGAATATTTATATACTATGGTGATACTACTATAAAAGTGCGATGACACGGTCCACCCGCCAGCGGGAGCGAACGCGCGAGACGGACGAGACCGAGGAACAAGAGGGGGTACGTGCCTGCCCCGAGTGTGAATCGGATAATCTCGTCAAGGACTCCGACCGGGGAGAGCTCATCTGTGAAGACTGTGGGCTCGTCGTGGAGGAGGAACAGATCGACCCCGGCCCGGAGTGGCGGGCGTTCAATCACCAGGAACGGCAGGAAAAGTCCCGCGTCGGCGCACCGACGACCCAGACGATGCACGACAAGGGGCTGACGACGACGATCGACTGGAAGGACAAGGACGCCTACGGACGCTCTATTTCCTCGAAAAAGCGCAGTCAGATGCACCGACTGCGCAAGTGGCAAGAACGGATCCGCACCAAAGACGCCGGCGAACGGAATCTTCAATTCGCGTTAAGCGAGATCGACCGAATGGCATCCGCGCTGGGCGTGCCGCGCTCGGTTCGCGAAGTCGCTTCGGTGATCTACCGGCGCGCACTCAAAGAAGACCTCATCCGCGGGCGCTCGATCGAGGGCGTCGCGACATCCGCGCTGTACGCCGCGTGTCGAAAGGAAGGGATCCCGCGAAGCTTGGAGGAAATCTCGGAAGTCTCCCGCGTCGAACGCAAAGAGATCGGTCGCACGTATCGATACATCTCGCAGGAACTCGGCCTCGAGATGCGTCCCGTCGACCCGAAAAAGTACGTCCCCCGCTTCTGTTCTGAACTCGAACTCTCCGAAGAGGTCCAGACCAAAGCCAACGAGATCATCGAGAAGACGGCCGAGGAAGGGCTCCTCTCCGGAAAGTCACCAACCGGCTACGCCGCCGCCGCGATCTACGCCGCCTCGCTGCTGTGCAACGAGAAGAAGACCCAGCGCGAAGTGGCCGACGTCGCGCAGGTGACCGAAGTGACGATCCGGAACCGCTATCAAGAGCAGATCGAAGCGATGGGCATTCACGGCTGATCGAGGTTCGCTCGATCTCCGATTTTTGCGGTGGAATCGTACGTGAGCGGTCGCTGTGCCACTGACACGCCGCCGGAATCACCGCGTTACTCGTCTTTGCCGACGCTGATGACCTGCAACAGCGAGTAGACGGGGACGCCCTCGAGCTCCTCGAGGCCCTGCTTGTCCGCGAGGACGACACACGCCAGCGGTGTCCCGCCTTCGGCGCGGATCGCCTCGATCGTTTCGCGCATGGTGGTGCCGCTGGTGATGGTGTCGTCGACGACGTAACACTCGCGGTCGCGGATGCCGGCGAAATTGCGCGAGAAGGTGCCGCCGAGCTCTTCGATGTCGCCTTCTTCCCACTGGTGTTTCGCGGGGGTGTAGGTCCCGAGATCGGTCTCGAGTTCGCGGGCGACGAGGGTGGCAATGGGGCCGCCGGCCTTCTCGATGCCGATCGTCAGATCCACGTCCTCGCCGTGTTTCGCGAGCAGGTCGGCCATCGCCGACGCGATGTGGCTCATCCGCTTGCTGTCCCGTCCGACCGCCGACCAGTCGACGTGAATATCCTGCGGGCCGCCGGCACCGGCGGTGTCGGATCGCTGTGGCGGTTGTTCGGATGTCTGCGGAGCTGTCCCGCTTCGTTCGACGAGCCAGCTCGCGGTCTCCCGCGAGACGTTCAACTCGTCCGCGATTTCGCCCTTCGAGAGGCCCCGAGCCGCGAGCTCGGCCGCGCTCTCGATCAGGTCGTCGACGTTTTTCATATATCGGTGAATTCGACCGCCGTTTTTATAGGCGTGTCGTCATTCGGGGCCGCCGTCGCCCCGTGGCCGGCCGGGACGCTCGCGGTGGCCTTCGGGAACGCGAGGTCTACTTCCTCGAGGCCGTAGACGCCGGTGACGATCGCCTCGAGGACCCCCTCGGGAAGCGCCGCGAGCGTGTCGATGGCCGCTTCGAAGTGGCCGCGGTTCGAGTTGACGCTGCCCACGATCGCTTTGTTGTGGAGGACGAGTTCGCGGTGGAGGCGGCCGCCGTCGATCTCGAACGACCAGTCGCCGGGGACGCCGAGTAAGGCGGCGACGCCGTTGGGAGCGAGCGCGTCGACCGACTCGAAGGCGTGTTTCGCGTAGCCGGTCGCCTCGTAGACGAGGTCCATCGGCTCGTACGCGTCGGGAATCTCGGCGAGGGGCGTTTCGCGGGAGTCGATATAGGTCGCGCCCAGCCGCTCGATGATGTCGATCGAGGGGTCGGGCCGGTCGCGACGGCCGAGGCAGTAGACGCGCTCGTAGCCGAGCGTCTCGGTGAACATCGCGACGGTCAGCAGGCCGAGCGAGCCGTTGCCGAGGACGAGCGCGGACTCGGGCTGCCAATCGAACGCCGAGCGAGTCGCGTACGCGTGCTCGAGGGCCTTCTCGGTGATGCTGATCGGTTCGACGAGGAAGCCCCACGCCGCGAGTTCGGCGGGAATCGGGACGAGGCAGTCGGCCGGGCTCGTGATGTACTCGGCCATGAATCCGTGCGCGCCGACGATGCCGCGCTCGACGTACTCGCCCTCGGGGGCCATATCGGGCTCGCCGCGCTCGAAGTAATCGTTGGTCTCGACGCCCGCTGGGGGTCGGCGGACCGTCGGGACGACGTACTGGCCTTCCTCGAGGCCCGTTCCGTTGGCGTCTTCGACGACGCCGACGGCCTCGTGGCCGAGCACGAGTCGGTCGTCACCCGCGGGGACGCCACCGTGGCTCCCTTCGATGACCTCGTAGTCGGTGCCGTCGACGCCGACGCGGCAGATCCGGACGAGGGCCTCGCCGGGGGCTGGTTCTGGAACGGGTCGCTCGACGATTTCGGGGACACCCGCTCCGGGCTGGACTGCGATGGCTTTCATGCTAGAGAAGGAAGAACCGCGATGTTAAATATTTATTCCTGATCGAGTAAATTCCTGTGCTATCGGATCGGCAGACCGTCGGTCGGCCGCTCGAAGCGACGACGGCCGAAACCTGCCACACTGCAAACGATTATCCGGCTCCCCCTGCCTGTATCTACCATGGAACGGTACGATCTCGTCTATCGGCTCTACGACGAGTACGACACGAAGACGTTACGCGAGTACCAGGAGTTCGTCGACGTGTTCCCCGCCGTCGACTCTCGGGTCGCCCTCGAGCACTGGCAGGGCGCGACGGAGGAACTCGAGGAGCGCAAAGACGAGATCCGGTCGTCGTTCGCGGCCGGCGAGACGTTCGCGGAGATCGCCGCACACGCGACCCGCGATCAGGCCTTCACCGCGTTGGACCTCGAGGCGAAGTACGGTCGCGCGGTGAACGTTCTCGTGCTCGACGTCGACGAGACGTTGCGCTCGGCCGGCGGGACCGACAACGAAATCCCGCGGGACACGCTGCACCTGCTGACGGAATTTCACGAGGCCGGCGTTCCGATCGTCATCTGCACGGGTCAGACCTTGGAGAACGTGAAGGGGTTCGCGATCCAGGGGTTGGGCAGCGAAATCGTCCACTCGGGTGATCTCTCGATCGTCTACGAAGCGGGGACGGGCGTGTTCACGCCGGGCCACGGCGCGGACACGAAGCAACTGCTCTACGAGGACCTGGGTGAGGAAATCCGATCGGTCTTCGACGACGTGCGCTCGCGGGTACTGCCGGAGGCCCCCGAAGATCTTCGCCGAGGCTGTCACCTCCAGGGCAACGAGTTCAACGTCACCATCAAGCCCAACTACGAGACCGGTTCGACGGACGCCCGCGCGATCATCGACGAGGCGCTGGTCTACCTCATCGACCTGCTCGCCGACGCCGTCGGTGCGACGCTCGAGGGCGACGACGCGGACCACAGCCACACCGACGCGGACGACGACGGTGGGACGACCCTGTCCGACGAGACGATCGTCGACTGGACGCGCGCCTATTACGCCGCGCAGGACTCCGAGGTCAGGGCCGTTCTCGAGGGCGAGGGGGCCTACCCCGATCTCGATACCGACGCGATTCCGGAGCGGCTCGCGGCGGTCTTAGAGCGCATCGATGTCGCCTACTACGAGGCCGACGCGGCCGAAATCGGCAGTCTCGAGTTGAACAAGGTCGTCGGCGTCGAGCGCGCGCTGAACGTGCTGGGCGTCGACGACCCGTTCGCGCTCGTGATGGGCGACTCCAAGAGCGACCTGCGCGTCATGCAGTGGGTGGCCGAAAACGACGCCGGTATCGCGGCCGCGCCGGAACACGCCTCGCAGGACACCTTAGAGCACGTCCTCGAGATGGACGACCTCGTCTTCGATCGCGGGAAGAGCGTCGACATCCTGCGGACGGTGTACGCGCTCAATCGACTGGCTCGACTCGGCTGAACGGAGACATCGGGGGACCGTCGTTATCGCCGTCCAGTCACGTGATTCTGACCCTCTTCAGGGGCGACCTGCGCTTGTAAAGGGCCTGAAGGGGAAAGCCCGCTCATCAACCGTCTCCGAGCCCTCTCCTCTGTCAGCACGGTCCGGACAAGTACAGTCGTCAGCGGCGGTCACATGACTGTCCTGACGGCTCGTTTCGGACGCGCCGAGCGATCGGCTGGACGGTTATGCGCGGAATCGAGTCCCGCTACTCCCGCGACAGCGTGGTCGTTCGCCGACCGGACTCGAGCCAGCGGTACGAGGTGACCTTCCAATGACGACCATCGCAGAACTTTCGCTTTCGACAGACGGGTTCGCGCTCGCAGAGACATTCCAGCAACTACCGGCCCTCGAGGTCCGCGTCGAAAGCGTCGTCGCGGAAGGGCCGGTCCGGACGACGCCTCTCGTCTGGTTCTCGAACGTCGACCGCGACGACGTAGAGAGCGCCATCGAGGCGGACCCGACCGTCGCCGAGTACAGCCAACTGCTCGAGGACACCGAAGACGGCGAACTGTTCTACCGGCTGCAGTACACCGAGGAAGTCGGCTCGATCTGCCGATGTGTCTATACGCACGGCGGAACGGTCCTCGACGCCCACGTCACGGACGGCCAGTGGACGCTCCGACTCCTCTTCCCCGACCGCGAGGGGCTCTCGAGCGCCGTCTCTGCCATCGAGGAACGCGACGTCCGGATCGACATCAAGCGCATGGTCGAGGCCGGCCAGAACGACGACCTCGAGACGACGGCGGCTGCCCTGACCGAACCCCAGCAGGAGGCCATCGCCGAGGCCTATCGGCAGGGGTACTACGACGTGCCCCGTGAGATCTCGCTCGAGGAACTCGCGAACGAACTCGACATCTCCCACCAGGCGCTCTCCGAACGGCTGCGCCGGGCGAACCGCGTCCTCGCGGGCGAACAGTTGGACGAGCCGGCCGGTGAGATGGCGACGCCAGACTGAGGGTCGCTCGAGCGCGTCCCGAGGATCGACCCCGGCGTCGATTGCAGGCGGCGGGCGTTTTTTGACCGTGCCC
Proteins encoded in this window:
- a CDS encoding glucose 1-dehydrogenase, with the translated sequence MKAIAVQPGAGVPEIVERPVPEPAPGEALVRICRVGVDGTDYEVIEGSHGGVPAGDDRLVLGHEAVGVVEDANGTGLEEGQYVVPTVRRPPAGVETNDYFERGEPDMAPEGEYVERGIVGAHGFMAEYITSPADCLVPIPAELAAWGFLVEPISITEKALEHAYATRSAFDWQPESALVLGNGSLGLLTVAMFTETLGYERVYCLGRRDRPDPSIDIIERLGATYIDSRETPLAEIPDAYEPMDLVYEATGYAKHAFESVDALAPNGVAALLGVPGDWSFEIDGGRLHRELVLHNKAIVGSVNSNRGHFEAAIDTLAALPEGVLEAIVTGVYGLEEVDLAFPKATASVPAGHGATAAPNDDTPIKTAVEFTDI
- a CDS encoding HAD family hydrolase, producing MERYDLVYRLYDEYDTKTLREYQEFVDVFPAVDSRVALEHWQGATEELEERKDEIRSSFAAGETFAEIAAHATRDQAFTALDLEAKYGRAVNVLVLDVDETLRSAGGTDNEIPRDTLHLLTEFHEAGVPIVICTGQTLENVKGFAIQGLGSEIVHSGDLSIVYEAGTGVFTPGHGADTKQLLYEDLGEEIRSVFDDVRSRVLPEAPEDLRRGCHLQGNEFNVTIKPNYETGSTDARAIIDEALVYLIDLLADAVGATLEGDDADHSHTDADDDGGTTLSDETIVDWTRAYYAAQDSEVRAVLEGEGAYPDLDTDAIPERLAAVLERIDVAYYEADAAEIGSLELNKVVGVERALNVLGVDDPFALVMGDSKSDLRVMQWVAENDAGIAAAPEHASQDTLEHVLEMDDLVFDRGKSVDILRTVYALNRLARLG
- a CDS encoding helix-turn-helix domain-containing protein, encoding MTTIAELSLSTDGFALAETFQQLPALEVRVESVVAEGPVRTTPLVWFSNVDRDDVESAIEADPTVAEYSQLLEDTEDGELFYRLQYTEEVGSICRCVYTHGGTVLDAHVTDGQWTLRLLFPDREGLSSAVSAIEERDVRIDIKRMVEAGQNDDLETTAAALTEPQQEAIAEAYRQGYYDVPREISLEELANELDISHQALSERLRRANRVLAGEQLDEPAGEMATPD